The proteins below are encoded in one region of Sphaerodactylus townsendi isolate TG3544 linkage group LG06, MPM_Stown_v2.3, whole genome shotgun sequence:
- the NMUR1 gene encoding neuromedin-U receptor 1 → MWMTVTFLSSITVMSGVLGANTLSVWMTVVVVLIYSSSFTIVSGSSPTPAFSPHIKVGVKTGQECYSRYILKAGIKGNPRRPVFGRLQFATMSQIKGEGETGSEPANMYSSANCSNLELKSPGLELTEMLASQNPCDNSSQEARGSFFDPEVLNMTAEQLRIRYLGPRRSGFFIPICTTYLLIFVVGAVGNTLTCLVIIQHRIMRTPTNYYLFSLAVSDLLVLLLGMPLEIYEMWSNYPFLLGAGGCCFKTLLFEAVCFASILNVTALSVERYIAVVHPLRAKYVVTKKHAKRVIVAVWLLSVVCSIPNTSLHGIQTLYVPGWGVVPDSATCTLVKSRLLYNLIIQVTTIIFFFIPMGIISILYLLIGLQLRKEKMLEALEAKSGTICDYHNIRLQQKKVRRRQVTKMLCKLRE, encoded by the exons ATGTGGATGacggtcactttcttgtcttcgatcactgtgatgtctggcgTTTTaggtgccaacactttgtccgtttggatgaCGGTGGTGGTGGTTTTGATTTATTCTTCATCCTTCACaatagtctcagg GTCTTCCCCCACTCCTGCTTTCTCACCCCATATCAAAGTCGGAGTAAAAACAGGACAGGAATGCTACAGCCGTTACATTCTCAAGGCTGGTATAAAAGGTAACCCCAGGAGGCCGGTATTTGGGCGCCTCCAGTTTGCTACAATGTCGCAGAtcaaaggagagggggaaacaggaaGTGAG CCTGCAAACATGTACTCTTCCGCCAACTGTTCCAACCTGGAATTAAAGTCCCCCGGCTTGGAGCTGACTGAGATGCTGGCTTCCCAGAATCCCTGTGACAACAGCAGCCAGGAAGCGAGAGGGAGCTTCTTCGACCCCGAGGTCTTGAACATGACCGCAGAACAGCTCCGGATAAGGTACCTGGGACCTCGTCGGTCGGGTTTCTTCATTCCCATCTGCACCACGTACCTCCTGATCTTTGTGGTTGGCGCCGTGGGCAACACCCTGACCTGCCTGGTCATCATCCAACATCGCATCATGAGGACGCCCACCAACTACTACCTGTTCAGCTTGGCCGTGTCGGACCTGTTGGTTCTGTTGCTGGGTATGCCGCTGGAGATCTACGAGATGTGGAGCAACTACCCTTTCCTCCTGGGCGCGGGCGGCTGCTGCTTCAAGACGCTGCTCTTCGAGGCGGTCTGCTTCGCCTCCATCCTCAACGTCACGGCGCTGAGCGTGGAGCGCTACATCGCCGTGGTGCACCCGCTCCGAGCCAAGTACGTGGTGACCAAGAAGCACGCCAAGAGGGTCATCGTCGCCGTCTGGCTGCTGTCGGTCGTCTGCTCGATCCCGAACACCAGCCTGCACGGTATCCAGACCCTCTACGTGCCCGGCTGGGGGGTGGTCCCTGACTCAGCCACCTGCACCTTAGTGAAGTCCCGTTTGTTGTACAACCTCATAATTCAAGTCACGActatcatcttcttcttcatcccgaTGGGCATCATCAGCATCCTCTATCTGCTCATCGGGCTGCAGCTGAGGAAAGAGAAGATGCTGGAAGCGCTGGAGGCCAAATCCGGAACCATCTGCGATTACCACAATATCCGTCTCCAACAGAAGAAGGTCCGGCGGAGGCAGGTCACCAAAATGCTGTGTAAGTTGAGAGAGTGA